The DNA sequence ACTTCCTGCCCCAGTTCGACGAAGACCACTACCAGACCGCAGTCCTGGCAGATGGGAATCAGTTCCTCCCGGGCAATGCGGGCGTTTTCCAACAGCAGCCGAAAGACCTCCTGCCCGGCGGGGGATTCCTCTTCCCGCAGACCCCGCTCGAAGGCCTGTACCATGTCCTGGCCGAGCAGATAATTGGCGTCCATGGCCGCCTGTTTTACGGCCGCAGTAACCTCTTTAACGTTAATTTCTCTCATGATGCCGTCCATTCCGGGGAAGAATTAGTTTTTACGCAAAGGCTGGGATTATTCGCCCAGATCCTTTTTAAAGAAGTTCGGATTGATTGCCGGTCGGGGTCGAACGGCGGCTTGGGCTTCCTCATCCGGGTTATCGTACTCTTCCTCCTCCGCCTCGTCGTCCGAGGCTTCGTCATCCACCCCCCGGTCCCGACCGGAGGCGAAAAGGGTGGCCGGCAGACTGGGAAACTCTTCCAGCGGCTGGTTTTTCAGGGCCTCCTGCATAAACCTGATGAATATAGGAGCGGCGGCCTGGGAGCCGGTCTCCTTGGCACCCAGGGAGCGCTCATCATCCATCCCCACCCAGACGCCGGCGGTGACGGAGGGAGTAAAGCCGATGAACCAGGCGTCCCGAGTATTGTTGGTGGTGCCGGTCTTGCCGCCGATCGGCCGTCTCAGGGCTAGAACTTTCTGACCTGTACCCCGCGTCACGACGCCGACCAACAGTTCCGTCATGATCTGGGCGGTGCGTTGGCTTATGGCCGGGCGTGAATGTGGCTCCGCTTCTTCGAGGATCCGGCCGTCCCGGTCCTCCAGGCGTTCGATCAGGATAGGGGCGGCCAACTGTCCCTGGTTGGGGAAGACGGAATAGGCCCGGGTAAGTTCAAACAGGCTAACCTCGGAGGCCCCCAGGGCCGAAGAGTAATTGGGATAAATCTGGGTGGTGAGCCCCATGGCCTTGGCCAGGTTGATGACCGGCGGCAGACCGACGCTCATCAGCAGGCGGACGGTGGGAATATTGCGGGAGCGGGCCAGAGCGGTGGCCAGACTGATGGGGCCGCTATAACGATTATCATAGTTTTTGGGGGTCCACAGTTCGCCCCGTCGGCCTCCCGGCAGGGAGATGGGTTCGTCCAGGAGCGTGGAACCGGGCCCATAGCCTTTTTCCACCGCAGTAGCATAAATGATGGGTTTGAAGGCCGAACCCGGCTGCCGCTTGGCCTGGGTGGCGCGGTTGAAGACGCTGTCCCGATAGTCTTTCCCGCCCATGATGACCCGCACCTTGCCGGTGTGATTTTCGACGTACACCAGGGCCCCCTGTGCCGTGGGGTCGGGGTCCACGCTGACCAACCACTTCTGGCGGCCGCTGGCTTTCTGCTGCAGGCGCACCTGAATGACGTCGCCTAGACGCAGCCGGGAGACAATATTACTCGCCTCGGAAACCTTCATCCCAGGTGCCGGGGCCGGGTTCTGGACCAGAAAGCCGTATTCGTTACCGAAGCGGACGACCAGGCAGTTTCGCCCTTTCTCAGGCTGAACCACGACGGCGGTCTGCAACTGTCCCTTCAGGGGGGGGTGTTTCTGTTGATATTTAACCTGCTGCAGACAGAAAGAATCAATCTCTTTGGCCGATAAGCGTTTTAAGGGGCCGCGGAACCCATGACGGCGGTAGAGGTCTTTAAGACCTTGGTTAACCGCCTCCTGAGCAGCGCGATGCAGTTCGATATCCGCCGCGGTGTAAACCCGGAACCCGGCTTTATAGAGTGGGTCCCGGCCGTATCGTTCCTCCAGGAGTTGGCGCACATATTCAGTGTAATAGCCCACGTAATCAAAACCTGGCTGGCGGGAGGTCTTGAAAGTCAAGGCCTGGTTGAGGGCCGCCTGGGCCTCGGCCGGTTCAACAAAACCTTCCTCCACCATGCGATTAAGAACATAGGTCTGACGTTCCTTGGCGCGCAGGGGATTATTGGTCGGGGCGTAGCGGGTCGGGGCCTTGGGGAGTCCGGCCAGCATGGCGGCTTCGGCCAGATTAAGGTCCTCGACGTGCTTGCCGAAGTATTCCAGCGCCGCCGCCTCCACGCCATAGGCGCCGTTGCCTAAATAAATATGGTTCAGATAGAGGTACAGGACCTCTTCCTTGGTGAGATAATTATCGATCCGGTAGGCCAGGATGGCCTCGCGCAGCTTGCGGGAGAAGCTCTTCTCGGAACTTAACAGGATGCTCTTGACCACCTGTTGGGTGATGGTGCTGCCTCCCTGGACAATTTCGCCGGCCTTGACGTTTTCGATAAAGGCCCGCACGATGCCTAGAAAATCAACCCCGGTATGCTCGAAAAAACGGGCGTCCTCGGCGGCCAGAAAAGCCAGGATGAGATGCTGCGGCAACCGGGTATAGGGGACAATGATGCGTTTTTCCATGAAATACTCGCCCATAAGCTGGCCGTCCCGGGCATAGATCCGGGTAATCAGATTGGGGCGGAAATCTTTCAAAGAGGTGTAATCAGGGAGGTCGCGACTGAAATGGTAATAAATATAATAAGATATACCCCCAGCCGCCACCAGGCCGACGAGGAAAAGAATCAAAAATAATCTTGAGAGCAGTCGCCCCAGTGACCAACGCCGCTCCGGCGGGGGCGGCTTTTTGGTCCTGGCGGTCTGGCGTGATTTCTTATACGTGGGCATGAAATACACTTTTCCGATGAGGTTTCTTGCTATGACAGGGCAAATAACGGCATGTCACCGGGAACGCCACTAAGGGCCGCCATTCTTTGCCCCCGTCGGCCGGATCGTTGAGTCCGGCCTCACCTGTCAGGTCCCGAATCTTTCCCCTACCCGAGGATCTTGGGATTGGATAAATTCCTCGGCCTTTACCTTGCCCAGGTCTTTGGCGCGCAGACGGGCGATTATGACAGCGCCGCCTTTTACCGCCACTTTGAGACCCTTCGGGGTAACCTCAAGAATCTCGCCGGGGAGGGCGTCATGATCCTGGGGTGCGTACGAGGCATTGAAAAATTTTACTGTTTCCCCTCGAAAGGTGGTAGTGGCGCCGGGTTGGGGATCGCAGCCGCGTATGAAATTATAGACTGCGCGGCCCGGTTGGTCCCAATTCAAGCCGGCCACCCGCTCGTCGCAGGGAGGTTCATAGGTAGCCAGGGAGTGATCCTGGGGAATTCGCGGGGCTTTGCCGGCAGCAATCAGATCTACCGCCTCTGCCAGGGCCTCCACCCCCAAGGGGTAGAGCTTGTTGAAATAGACCGCACCCGTAGTTTCATCAGGGCCGAGGTCCACTTCTTTCTGCAACAGGATATCGCCGGTATCGATGCCTTCATCCACCCAGAAAATGGTCAGTCCGGTTTGGCTGTCGCCGTGGATCACGGCCCAATTAATAGCCGAGGCACCCCGGTGTCTGGGCAGGATGGAGGGGTGATAACAGATGCTGCCGAGACGCGGCAGGGCCAGTACCCGGCCCGGCACTATATCGGTGACGAAGGCCAGCACCGCCAGGTCCGGAGCCAGCTTTTTCATCTGTTCGTAGGCCTCCGGGTCTTTCATCCGCCTGGGCTGAAACACCGGCACCCCTGCCGCAACCGCTGCTTCCTTCAGGGGGTCGGGCTTGCCCTTGGGCGAATCCGGAGGGCAAAAAACGCCGACAATGCCATAACGGGGGTTCAATACTTTGAACACGTCCGCGCCAAAAGCCGCCTGACCGAGCAGTGCGATACGCATAATACCCTCCTTTTAGATGTAGGAAAAAGGGAAGAGGGATTAGTAAAAACCGGCATCAAAATTCTTCCCTGGTTCCCGATAATTGCCATTAAATCATTTCCCTTGGCCTTTCCTCGCCTTCTTTTACTTTTTTCCCGAATCCCTCTTCCCTCTTCCCTGCTTTTAATGGTGCTCCTCATGGCTTGGCTTAGGTTCCAGGGTACCGGCATATAGTGCTACTGCGGTCGCAACCAACACCGAGCCGACAGTGATGATCCAATTGAGATTCAGAAATGCCAGGACAAACAGGCAAAAAACTACGATTACCAACAGGGCTTGTTTACTCCGATAATTTTCCGATGTGCTCATGTGCTATCGCCTCCGTATCTTCTATCTTCCGGTTATTGGGGAAATGGGTGCCTACCTTTGATATTTCAGGGGCACGCCGCTACTGCTGTCCGGAGCCGCCGGAGGACCTCCGGCCAACCGAGGATTTCAATGATCTCAAACAATCCGGGGCTGGCGGTCCGGCCGGTGAGGGCCAGCCGGACGGCTTGGGCAATCTCTTTGATCTTCAGTCCCGCTTCCTCCTGCATATTTTTGAAAAACTGGTGCAGCGCCTCTTCGTTCGGAACCGGTTCCGCCTGCCAACGGGCGATGATCTCCCGGAGGACTGGTTTGATCCGGGGCGTCAAGAACTTCCTGGCGCCTTTATCTTCATAGGGCCGGGGATCCTCGAAGTAAAAGCGCGCCTGAGCGGCCATGTCCACCAGGGTGTGCGCCCGGGGCTGCAGGGTGCGGGCCACGTTAGCAAGCGTTGCCAGGTCATCAACCCTGATATCGATCTTAGACAGAAATTCCTGGAGTTGGGGGGCCAGCGCCGCCGCAGTGGCCTGACGCAGGTAGTGGCCGTTGAGCCAGGCAAGTTTCTCGGTATCGAAGATGCCGGGCGCTTTCCCTACGTGATCCAGGGAGAAGGAGCGGATCAACTCTTCCCGGCTGAAAATTTCCTGGTCGCCGTGGGACCAGCCCAGGCGTGCCAGGAAATTTACCATAGTATCGGGCAGATAGCCCATATCCCGATAGGCCAGCACCGACAGGGCGCCGTGGCGTTTGGAGAGCTTGGCGCGGTCGGGACCCAGGATCATGGGGATGTGAGCGAATTGGGGCAGAGGAGCGCCTAAGGCCTGGTAGATGAGAATCTGCCGGGGGGTGTTGGAGATGTGATCGTCACCCCGGATAACGTGGGTGATATTCATGGTGAGATCATCTACGACAACGGCGAAGTTATAGGTCGGGACGCCGTCGGCCCGGACCAGCACCAGATCGTCCAGTTCGGCGTTGTCAAAAGCAATGGCCCCTTTGGTGAGGTCGTCCCAGTGGGTGATGCCGTCAGTGGGGCTGCGGAAACGCACTGCGGTATCCGACCCGGCTTTGAGGCCCAGGTCCCGACAGTGGCCGTCATAGCGCGGTTTCTCTCCGCGGGCCAAAGCCGCCTGCCGTCGCTGTTCCAGCTCTTCCTTGGGGCAGTTGCAGTAATAGGCCGCCCCGCGGGCAATTAATTCCTGGGTGTAAAATCGGTAGGTTTCCAGGCGTTCGGTCTGGCGATAGGGGCCTTCATCCCAATCCAGGCCCAGCCAGGTTAGACCGG is a window from the Desulfobacca acetoxidans DSM 11109 genome containing:
- the gltX gene encoding glutamate--tRNA ligase, encoding MASLRTRFSPSPTGFLHLGGARTALFNWLFARHYNGTFILRIEDTDVERSQKIYEDDIIAGLTWLGLDWDEGPYRQTERLETYRFYTQELIARGAAYYCNCPKEELEQRRQAALARGEKPRYDGHCRDLGLKAGSDTAVRFRSPTDGITHWDDLTKGAIAFDNAELDDLVLVRADGVPTYNFAVVVDDLTMNITHVIRGDDHISNTPRQILIYQALGAPLPQFAHIPMILGPDRAKLSKRHGALSVLAYRDMGYLPDTMVNFLARLGWSHGDQEIFSREELIRSFSLDHVGKAPGIFDTEKLAWLNGHYLRQATAAALAPQLQEFLSKIDIRVDDLATLANVARTLQPRAHTLVDMAAQARFYFEDPRPYEDKGARKFLTPRIKPVLREIIARWQAEPVPNEEALHQFFKNMQEEAGLKIKEIAQAVRLALTGRTASPGLFEIIEILGWPEVLRRLRTAVAACP
- a CDS encoding methionyl-tRNA formyltransferase — its product is MRIALLGQAAFGADVFKVLNPRYGIVGVFCPPDSPKGKPDPLKEAAVAAGVPVFQPRRMKDPEAYEQMKKLAPDLAVLAFVTDIVPGRVLALPRLGSICYHPSILPRHRGASAINWAVIHGDSQTGLTIFWVDEGIDTGDILLQKEVDLGPDETTGAVYFNKLYPLGVEALAEAVDLIAAGKAPRIPQDHSLATYEPPCDERVAGLNWDQPGRAVYNFIRGCDPQPGATTTFRGETVKFFNASYAPQDHDALPGEILEVTPKGLKVAVKGGAVIIARLRAKDLGKVKAEEFIQSQDPRVGERFGT
- a CDS encoding penicillin-binding protein 1A, giving the protein MPTYKKSRQTARTKKPPPPERRWSLGRLLSRLFLILFLVGLVAAGGISYYIYYHFSRDLPDYTSLKDFRPNLITRIYARDGQLMGEYFMEKRIIVPYTRLPQHLILAFLAAEDARFFEHTGVDFLGIVRAFIENVKAGEIVQGGSTITQQVVKSILLSSEKSFSRKLREAILAYRIDNYLTKEEVLYLYLNHIYLGNGAYGVEAAALEYFGKHVEDLNLAEAAMLAGLPKAPTRYAPTNNPLRAKERQTYVLNRMVEEGFVEPAEAQAALNQALTFKTSRQPGFDYVGYYTEYVRQLLEERYGRDPLYKAGFRVYTAADIELHRAAQEAVNQGLKDLYRRHGFRGPLKRLSAKEIDSFCLQQVKYQQKHPPLKGQLQTAVVVQPEKGRNCLVVRFGNEYGFLVQNPAPAPGMKVSEASNIVSRLRLGDVIQVRLQQKASGRQKWLVSVDPDPTAQGALVYVENHTGKVRVIMGGKDYRDSVFNRATQAKRQPGSAFKPIIYATAVEKGYGPGSTLLDEPISLPGGRRGELWTPKNYDNRYSGPISLATALARSRNIPTVRLLMSVGLPPVINLAKAMGLTTQIYPNYSSALGASEVSLFELTRAYSVFPNQGQLAAPILIERLEDRDGRILEEAEPHSRPAISQRTAQIMTELLVGVVTRGTGQKVLALRRPIGGKTGTTNNTRDAWFIGFTPSVTAGVWVGMDDERSLGAKETGSQAAAPIFIRFMQEALKNQPLEEFPSLPATLFASGRDRGVDDEASDDEAEEEEYDNPDEEAQAAVRPRPAINPNFFKKDLGE